A stretch of the Panicum virgatum strain AP13 chromosome 9N, P.virgatum_v5, whole genome shotgun sequence genome encodes the following:
- the LOC120691890 gene encoding homeobox-leucine zipper protein HOX15-like — translation MEQEEVGLALGLSLGSGPYQLKEQPSPSSHSGTLLEPSSLSLGLPAKDSPAAPVRIAAVKRELRMEEDDEATDRALYSVASSALVVAPDDDEGCNSRKKLRLTKEQSALLEDRFKEHSTLNPKQKAALAKQLNLRPRQVEVWFQNRRARTKLKQTEVDCELLKRCCETLTEENRRLHRELQQLHALNHPHTAAFFMPAATLSICPSCERLTGVPAAAATTNGADRPKPSGPGRATHLFNPFTNSAAC, via the exons ATGGAGCAAGAAGAGGTCGGTCTAGCCCTGGGCCTCTCCCTGGGCTCCGGCCCCTACCAGCTCAAGGAACagccctcgccgtcgtcgcactCGGGCACGCTGCTGGAGCCGTCGTCGTTGTCGCTCGGCCTCCCAGCCAAAGACAGCCCGGCGGCACCGGTGAGGATTGCTGCCGTGAAGAGGGAGCTGCGgatggaggaggacgacgaggccACCGACAGGGCGCTTTACTCGGTGGCGTCGTCGGCACTGGTGGTGGCGCCGGACGACGACGAAGGGTGCAACAGCCGGAAGAAGCTGAGGCTGACCAAGGAGCAATCGGCGCTGCTGGAGGACCGCTTCAAGGAGCACAGCACCCTCAACCCt AAGCAAAAGGCTGCTTTGGCAAAGCAACTGAACCTGAGGCCACGGCAAGTGGAGGTGTGGTTCCAAAACAGAAGAGCCAG AACGAAGTTGAAGCAGACAGAGGTGGACTGCGAGCTTCTCAAGCGCTGCTGCGAGACGTTAACCGAGGAgaaccgccgcctccaccgtgaGCTCCAGCAGCTCCACGCCCTCAACCACCCCCACACCGCTGCCTTTTTCATGCCCGCTGCCACTCTCTCCATCTGCCCCTCTTGTGAGCGCCTCACCGGagtgcctgccgccgccgccaccaccaacgGTGCAGACCGGCCCAAGCCGAGTGGCCCTGGCCGAGCAACCCACTTGTTCAACCCTTTCACCAATTCTGCCGCCTGCTGA